A DNA window from Eptesicus fuscus isolate TK198812 chromosome 8, DD_ASM_mEF_20220401, whole genome shotgun sequence contains the following coding sequences:
- the TTI2 gene encoding TELO2-interacting protein 2, whose amino-acid sequence MEREGSPESPPREGSSMPGECPSSDLGQALSQILHHLTRQESRRGKARNAALQDLSALLEATECDQLFEGSDTSLGGVPGMLGKVTAALEKYAAPPKEEEGRGDGSSAVAEKAAAVGLLFIKLLRKVESAKKPPVRLAWKRGLRHLAGPIYMFAITHSVQQPWTRPGSQDVAREVLTLLLHVAECGSVAGFLHGENEDEKGRFAEIMGLLQPHLNKESWKNNPATKHVFSWTLQQVTRPWLNQHLERILPPSLLISDDYQTENKVLGVHCLHHIVLNVPAADLLQYNRAQVLYHALFNHLYTPEHHLIQAVLLCLLDLFPVLERGLHWKGGAARPTTHCDEVLQLILTHMEPEHRVLLRRTYARNLPAFVKRLGILTVRHLKRLERVILGYLEVYDGPEEEARLKILETLKLLMQYTWPRVSCRLVVLLKALLKLICDVARDSSLTPEPVKSALLEEATDCLLLLDHCSQGQVKGLLAKIPQSCEDSKVVECVRKVQQVSEGAPYSGT is encoded by the exons ATGGAGCGTGAGGGCTCTCCGGAATCTCCACCGCGGGAGGGCTCTTCCATGCCCGGAGAGTGCCCTTCTTCTGACCTCGGGCAGGCCTTGTCCCAGATCCTGCACCATCTTACCCGCCAGGAGTCCCGACGGGGCAAAGCCAGAAATGCAGCTCTTCAGGACCTCAGTGCTCTCCTAGAAGCCACAGAGTGTGATCAGTTATTTGAGGGGAGTGACACTTCGCTCGGCGGAGTGCCCGGGATGCTGGGGAAGGTGACAGCCGCCCTGGAGAAgtatgcagccccacccaaggaGGAGGAAGGTAGAGGGGATGGTTCCTCTGCCGTGGCCGAGAAAGCGGCAGCAGTTGGGTTGCTATTCATTAAGCTACTGAGGAAAGTGGAGTCTGCCAAGAAGCCCCCGGTTCGCCTGGCGTGGAAGAGAGGCCTGCGTCACCTGGCAGGACCCATCTACATGTTTGCCATCACACACAGTGTGCAGCAGCCATGGACCAGGCCAGGATCTCAGGACGTTGCTAGAGAGGTGCTCACCTTACTCCTTCACGTTGCTGAGTGTGGTTCTGTGGCAGGATTCCTCCACGGAGAAAATGAAGATGAGAAAGGGAGATTTGCTGAGATAATGGGGCTTCTCCAGCCCCATTTGAACAA GGAATCCTGGAAGAATAACCCTGCCACCAAACATGTTTTCTCCTGGACTCTGCAACAGGTCACTAGACCCTGGCTGAACCAGCATCTAGAAAGGATACTTCCCCCATCATTGCTCATCTCAGATGACTATCAAACTGAGAACAAAGTCCTGGGTGTCCATTGCCTCCATCACATTGTGCTTAATGTG CCAGCTGCTGACTTGCTCCAGTATAACAGGGCCCAGGTCCTATACCATGCCCTTTTCAACCATCTGTACACACCGGAGCACCACCTCATTCAG GCTGTGCTGCTGTGTCTGCTGGATCTGTTTCCagtcctggagagaggcctgcacTGGAAGGGAGGTGCAGCTCGACCCACCACACACTGTGATGAGGTCCTGCAGCTGATCCTGACCCACATGGAGCCAGAGCACCGTGTTCTCTTACGCAGGACCTACGCGAGAAATCTTCCAGCTTTTGTGAAGAG GTTGGGGATTCTGACCGTCCGGCACTTGAAGAGGCTAGAGCGAGTCATCCTTGGTTATCTGGAAGTTTATGATGGGCCAGAGGAGGAGGCTAGATTGAAGATATTGGAAACCCTAAAACTTCTCATGCAGTATACTTGGCCCAG AGTTTCCTGTAGACTTGTGGTCTTATTGAAGGCTCTCTTGAAACTGATATGTGATGTAGCAAGGGATTCAAGCCTTACACCTGAGCCTGTTAAGAGTGCTTTGTTAGAGGAGGCCACAGACTGCCTGCTTCTCCTGGACCACTGCTCTCAAGGACAAGTGAAG GGTCTCCTGGCTAAAATTCCCCAAAGCTGCGAAGACAGCAAGGTGGTGGAGTGTGTCAGAAAGGTGCAGCAGGTTTCTGAAGGCGCTCCCTACAGTGGAACTTAA